Proteins from one Kineosporiaceae bacterium genomic window:
- a CDS encoding RidA family protein — protein MAGQIVTTKDAPQSPLYAQGIRVGAQIWVSGMTGMDPASGQMAGSTIQEQTEQALTNCERIIEAGGGTRDDIVEVGVLLARPDDFAGLNEAYAEHFSERAPTRYVARLGPDLPGVLVSIRMTAVIG, from the coding sequence ATGGCTGGTCAGATCGTCACGACGAAGGACGCCCCGCAGTCCCCGCTGTACGCCCAAGGGATCAGGGTCGGGGCGCAGATCTGGGTCTCGGGAATGACAGGAATGGACCCAGCGTCGGGCCAGATGGCTGGCTCTACCATCCAGGAGCAGACCGAGCAGGCGCTGACGAACTGCGAGCGGATCATCGAGGCCGGCGGTGGCACGCGAGACGACATTGTCGAAGTGGGTGTGCTGCTGGCCCGACCGGACGACTTCGCTGGTTTGAACGAGGCCTACGCCGAACACTTCTCCGAGCGCGCGCCCACGCGCTACGTCGCGCGTCTCGGGCCGGATCTTCCAGGCGTGCTGGTGTCCATCCGCATGACCGCAGTCATTGGATAG
- a CDS encoding helix-turn-helix transcriptional regulator, producing MSDLAAALDVVGARWALLIVEQLLDGPQRYGDLQRTLGLGTNMLATRLRELEAAGVLHRLPLRHNTRAYALTERGLALREAIVALACWGAEQD from the coding sequence GTGAGCGACCTCGCGGCGGCCCTCGATGTCGTCGGAGCACGGTGGGCCCTGCTCATCGTGGAACAACTACTCGACGGCCCGCAGCGATACGGCGATCTTCAGCGCACCCTTGGATTGGGGACAAACATGCTTGCCACCCGCCTGCGCGAGCTTGAAGCGGCCGGTGTCCTGCACCGGTTGCCCCTTCGACACAACACCCGCGCTTACGCCCTGACCGAGCGCGGGCTCGCCTTGCGCGAGGCGATCGTTGCCCTTGCGTGCTGGGGCGCTGAGCAGGACTGA